A section of the Leminorella richardii genome encodes:
- the glmS gene encoding glutamine--fructose-6-phosphate transaminase (isomerizing), with protein sequence MCGIVGAVAQRDVAEILLEGLRRLEYRGYDSAGLAVIDSDNHLQRVRRLGKVKCLSDAVSEHPLSGGTGIAHTRWATHGEPSETNAHPHESGFIAVVHNGIIENYESLRDELIEKGYVFTSETDTEVIAHLVHEELKNNAELSLLEAVQRVLKTLRGAYGTAIVDRRNPDVLVAARSGSPMVIGLGLGENFVASDQLALLPVTRRFIYMEEGDVVEVTRRSVTIFDKQGTLVDRPAVESTSQYDAGDKGIYRHYMQKEIYEQPLAIKNTLEGRISHGLVSLEELGPSATELLEKVQHIQIVACGTSYHAGMVARYWFEAVAGVPCDIEIASEFRYRKPAVRKGSLLLTLSQSGETADTLAALRLSKELGYLGSLAICNVHGSSLVRESDIALMTRAGAEIGVASTKAFTTQLTVLLLLVARFGRLHGMSEQKEKEIVHALQALPNRIDQLLSLEKSIELLAEDFSEKHHALFLGRGDQYPIAMEGALKLKEISYIHAEAYAAGELKHGPLALIDADMPVIVVAPNNELLEKLKSNIEEVRARGGQLYVFAEENAGFSSGEGMTIIPLPHVEEIAAPIFYTIPLQLLSYHVALIKGTDVDQPRNLAKSVTVE encoded by the coding sequence ATGTGTGGAATTGTTGGCGCAGTAGCGCAGCGAGATGTAGCAGAAATTCTGTTGGAAGGCTTACGCCGTCTGGAATACCGCGGGTATGACTCTGCCGGTTTGGCGGTGATTGACAGCGATAACCACCTGCAGCGGGTTCGCCGTTTGGGTAAGGTTAAGTGCCTGAGCGATGCGGTTAGCGAGCATCCTCTGTCGGGTGGAACGGGCATTGCCCACACCCGCTGGGCGACTCACGGTGAGCCGTCAGAGACAAACGCCCACCCGCACGAGTCCGGCTTTATTGCCGTCGTGCACAACGGCATTATTGAAAACTACGAGTCCCTGCGCGACGAGCTGATAGAAAAGGGCTACGTTTTCACCTCTGAAACGGATACTGAAGTTATTGCTCACCTGGTACACGAAGAGCTGAAGAATAATGCAGAGCTTAGCCTGTTGGAAGCGGTACAGCGCGTTCTGAAGACGTTACGCGGCGCTTACGGTACGGCGATTGTCGACAGGCGTAACCCAGACGTACTGGTTGCCGCTCGCTCCGGCAGCCCGATGGTAATCGGCCTCGGTCTTGGCGAAAACTTTGTTGCTTCTGACCAGCTAGCACTGCTGCCGGTAACTCGCCGCTTTATCTACATGGAAGAGGGTGACGTGGTGGAAGTCACTCGCCGGTCTGTCACTATTTTTGACAAGCAGGGCACCTTGGTTGACCGCCCGGCGGTAGAGTCTACCAGCCAGTACGATGCTGGTGATAAGGGCATCTATCGCCACTACATGCAAAAAGAGATTTACGAGCAACCGCTGGCGATTAAAAACACCCTTGAAGGGCGTATTAGCCACGGACTGGTTTCTTTAGAAGAGCTGGGCCCGTCTGCGACAGAGCTGCTGGAAAAGGTTCAGCACATTCAAATCGTTGCCTGCGGCACCTCTTATCACGCGGGTATGGTAGCGCGCTACTGGTTTGAAGCCGTCGCCGGTGTGCCGTGCGACATTGAGATCGCGTCCGAATTTCGCTACCGCAAGCCAGCGGTGCGCAAAGGTAGTCTGCTTCTGACCCTTTCCCAGTCGGGTGAAACGGCGGACACGCTGGCAGCGCTGCGCCTGTCTAAAGAGCTTGGCTATTTAGGCTCGCTGGCTATTTGCAACGTGCACGGTTCTTCTCTGGTGCGTGAATCCGACATTGCGCTGATGACTCGCGCCGGTGCGGAAATCGGCGTAGCGTCCACTAAGGCATTCACCACTCAGCTGACGGTTCTGCTGCTGCTGGTGGCTCGCTTTGGCCGCCTGCACGGCATGAGCGAGCAAAAGGAAAAAGAGATTGTGCACGCGCTTCAGGCGCTGCCAAACCGCATCGATCAGCTTCTTTCTTTGGAAAAGTCCATTGAGCTGCTGGCGGAAGACTTCTCTGAGAAGCACCATGCGCTGTTCCTCGGCCGTGGCGACCAGTACCCTATCGCGATGGAAGGGGCGCTGAAGCTTAAAGAGATTTCCTATATCCATGCGGAAGCCTATGCGGCAGGTGAACTGAAGCACGGCCCTCTAGCGCTGATTGATGCCGACATGCCGGTTATCGTCGTCGCTCCAAACAACGAGCTGCTGGAAAAGCTGAAGTCCAATATCGAAGAGGTGCGTGCGCGTGGCGGTCAGCTGTACGTGTTTGCCGAAGAAAACGCGGGCTTCTCCAGCGGGGAAGGCATGACGATTATTCCTCTGCCTCACGTAGAAGAAATCGCCGCGCCGATTTTTTACACCATCCCGCTACAGCTGCTCTCCTACCACGTTGCCCTGATTAAGGGCACGGACGTTGACCAACCGCGCAATCTGGCGAAGTCGGTGACGGTAGAATAA
- a CDS encoding bifunctional nicotinamide-nucleotide adenylyltransferase/Nudix hydroxylase — translation MTKPYDFTVFIGRFQPFHHGHLAVVREGLNQADKMIVLIGSAWEPRSPRNPWTHQEREEMLRRCLAPEENARLLCLPLMDVMYNDELWVRNVQSTVNGLVTAHHLSPHRPAKVALIGHKKDSTGFYLSLFPQWHSVSIDSVRDISATPLREAFFTDEPRSVLDEQVQLGVLPPQVANYLAEFAQKASGYSQVHDEITFIKKYREAWKAAPYPPVFVTVDAVVIQSGHILLIERRASPGKGLWALPGGFVDQGERLLEACLRELREETRLKVPTPVLKGSIRQQGVYDAPYRSARGRTITHAFYIELAPDTALPKVKGGDDARAARWVPLSELDPQVMFEDHYFIIQHMLGTG, via the coding sequence ATGACTAAACCCTATGATTTCACTGTTTTTATCGGCCGCTTTCAGCCTTTTCATCATGGACATTTGGCTGTCGTTCGCGAAGGGCTTAATCAGGCAGATAAGATGATTGTGCTCATTGGCTCCGCCTGGGAGCCAAGAAGCCCACGTAATCCATGGACGCATCAGGAGCGGGAAGAGATGCTCCGTCGCTGTTTGGCGCCTGAAGAGAATGCCAGATTGCTCTGCTTGCCGCTGATGGATGTGATGTACAACGACGAGCTGTGGGTGCGCAACGTTCAGTCCACGGTCAACGGATTAGTGACCGCTCACCATCTTTCACCCCACCGCCCGGCTAAAGTTGCCTTGATAGGTCATAAGAAGGACAGCACCGGCTTTTATTTAAGCCTGTTTCCTCAATGGCACAGCGTGAGCATCGACAGCGTGCGCGACATCAGCGCGACTCCTCTGAGGGAAGCTTTTTTTACCGACGAGCCTCGAAGCGTGCTGGATGAGCAGGTTCAACTCGGTGTTTTACCGCCGCAGGTGGCTAACTATTTGGCGGAGTTTGCCCAAAAGGCTTCTGGTTACAGTCAGGTTCATGACGAGATCACTTTCATCAAAAAGTATCGAGAGGCGTGGAAAGCGGCACCCTATCCACCGGTGTTTGTCACCGTTGATGCGGTAGTGATCCAGTCCGGTCATATTTTGCTTATCGAGCGCCGCGCCAGCCCCGGAAAGGGCCTGTGGGCACTACCGGGAGGATTTGTCGATCAGGGTGAGCGCTTACTGGAGGCCTGCCTAAGGGAACTGCGTGAGGAAACCAGATTGAAAGTGCCTACGCCAGTGCTTAAGGGGTCTATCAGGCAACAGGGGGTGTACGACGCGCCCTACCGTTCAGCACGGGGGAGAACCATTACTCATGCGTTTTATATCGAGCTGGCTCCCGATACTGCGCTGCCGAAGGTGAAGGGAGGCGATGACGCCAGAGCCGCTCGATGGGTACCGCTCAGCGAGCTTGACCCGCAGGTTATGTTTGAAGATCACTACTTTATTATTCAGCACATGCTGGGAACGGGGTGA
- a CDS encoding NUDIX hydrolase, with translation MYQTEQEYLDNYRIQNYDIPLLSIDVAIFTLIAGRLHILLVERGSFPFKGAWALPGGFINKQLDENLHACALRKLEEKTGVAISTALPHLEQVETVGNAERDPRGWSVTTLYMALIPYAQVKGFTDTVTDARWWPFDEAKALSLAFDHETLLDKARTRLKNKTAYTVLPIHAVSAPFTLTQLQQAFEELLEKPIEKKSFRRRILSAELLEEAGQGLPEGGLGRIATLYRPAPGCGEHTFVWSLG, from the coding sequence ATGTATCAAACAGAGCAAGAGTATCTGGATAACTACCGTATCCAGAATTATGACATCCCCCTGCTTTCTATCGACGTCGCTATTTTTACCCTGATAGCGGGCAGGCTTCATATTCTGCTGGTCGAACGCGGCTCGTTTCCCTTTAAAGGCGCGTGGGCGCTGCCCGGCGGCTTTATCAACAAGCAGCTGGATGAAAACCTGCACGCCTGCGCCCTGAGAAAGCTTGAAGAAAAAACCGGCGTGGCGATATCAACAGCGTTGCCGCACTTAGAGCAGGTGGAAACCGTCGGCAATGCAGAACGCGATCCGCGCGGCTGGTCGGTGACCACTCTGTATATGGCACTGATCCCTTACGCGCAGGTAAAAGGGTTTACCGATACAGTCACCGACGCGCGCTGGTGGCCTTTCGATGAGGCTAAAGCCTTGTCTCTGGCCTTTGACCATGAAACGCTGTTAGACAAGGCTCGCACCCGCCTAAAAAACAAAACGGCCTATACAGTACTACCCATCCACGCCGTCAGTGCGCCTTTTACCCTAACCCAGCTACAGCAGGCGTTTGAAGAGCTGCTGGAAAAACCGATTGAGAAAAAGTCGTTCCGCCGCCGCATTCTCTCCGCCGAGCTGTTGGAAGAAGCGGGACAAGGGCTACCGGAAGGGGGACTGGGAAGGATCGCCACGCTGTATCGACCCGCACCGGGATGCGGAGAACATACGTTTGTGTGGAGCCTGGGGTGA